The Streptomyces sp. Mut1 genome window below encodes:
- a CDS encoding glutaredoxin family protein yields the protein MSALLRRRKKNPAERVVTLVGKPGCHLCDDARAVVRSVCEETGASWEEKDITQDEELYREYWEQIPVVLVDNEQHTFWRVDPVRLRSALLS from the coding sequence ATGAGTGCCCTGCTGCGTCGTAGGAAGAAGAACCCCGCCGAGCGAGTGGTGACCCTGGTGGGGAAGCCGGGCTGTCACCTCTGTGACGACGCCCGCGCGGTGGTGCGGTCGGTGTGCGAGGAGACCGGCGCGTCCTGGGAGGAGAAGGACATCACCCAGGACGAGGAGCTGTACCGGGAGTACTGGGAGCAGATCCCCGTGGTGCTCGTAGATAACGAACAGCACACGTTCTGGCGGGTCGACCCCGTAAGACTGCGCAGCGCGCTGCTTTCCTGA
- a CDS encoding ECF subfamily RNA polymerase sigma factor, BldN family, translating to MYPHVGVDASGLATLRASVADRLRGFVPTAYAAPAFATPAPAGPCYALAERSAAVGRRGNRGATSTTTVRRPTADSDSARMMELVERAQAGEADAFGRLYDQYSDTVYRYIYYRVGSKATAEDLTSETFLRALRRISTFTWQGRDFGAWLVTIARNLVADHFKSSRFRLEVTTGEMLDANEVERSPEDSVLESLSNAALLDAVRRLNPQQQECVTLRFLQGLSVAETARVMGKNEGAIKTLQYRAVRTLARLLPDDAR from the coding sequence GTGTACCCACACGTCGGGGTTGACGCCTCGGGCCTGGCTACGCTGCGCGCATCGGTCGCCGACCGCCTGCGCGGCTTCGTCCCCACCGCGTACGCCGCACCCGCATTTGCCACCCCTGCACCTGCCGGCCCCTGCTACGCCCTGGCCGAACGCAGTGCGGCGGTCGGAAGACGCGGCAACCGCGGCGCCACGTCCACTACCACCGTCCGACGGCCCACCGCCGACAGCGACAGCGCGCGCATGATGGAGCTCGTCGAGCGCGCCCAGGCCGGCGAGGCCGACGCCTTCGGCCGCCTCTACGACCAGTACAGCGACACCGTCTACCGCTACATCTACTACCGCGTGGGCAGCAAGGCGACGGCGGAGGACCTCACCAGCGAGACCTTCCTGCGCGCCCTGCGCCGCATCTCCACCTTCACCTGGCAGGGCCGCGACTTCGGCGCCTGGCTGGTCACGATCGCTCGCAACCTGGTCGCCGACCACTTCAAATCCAGTCGTTTCCGACTGGAAGTGACCACCGGCGAAATGCTCGACGCCAACGAGGTCGAGCGCAGTCCCGAGGACTCCGTCCTGGAGTCCCTCTCCAACGCCGCGCTGCTCGACGCCGTGCGCAGGCTCAACCCCCAGCAGCAGGAGTGCGTGACCCTGCGCTTCCTCCAGGGCCTCTCGGTCGCCGAGACCGCCCGCGTGATGGGCAAGAACGAGGGCGCGATCAAGACCCTCCAGTACCGGGCCGTCCGTACCCTCGCCCGGCTCCTCCCGGACGATGCCCGCTGA
- a CDS encoding glutamyl-tRNA reductase encodes MSLLLVGLSHRSAPVSVLERASLAADTQAKLLQDTLAAEPAAEAAVLATCNRIELYADVDKFHAGVAELSTLLAQHSGVGLDELTPYLYVHYEDRAVHHLFSVACGLDSMVVGEGQILGQIKDALALGQELHTAGRLLNDLFQQALRVGKRAHSETGIDRAGQSLVTFGLEQLADGGDTAAWATGKRALVIGAGSMSSLAAATLARTGVAEIVVANRTRARAERLAEILNQPGSTGTRAHAVEMAEVPGELTRADIVVSCTGATGLVLTAEAVAGALGADRVPAGGEASGLIPAQSTGPVRLALLDLAMPRDIDGGAARLDGVRLVDIESLAEASADAPMAADVDQVRTIVADEVAAFGAAQRAAHITPTVVALRTMAAGVVADEIARLDGRLPDLDEKQRAEITQTVRRVVDKLLHAPTVRVKQLASEPGGAGYADALRELFDLDPQTVAAVSRADLNDPNRGRS; translated from the coding sequence ATGAGCCTGCTCCTCGTGGGTCTGAGCCACCGCAGCGCCCCCGTCTCCGTACTGGAGCGGGCCTCGCTGGCCGCCGACACCCAGGCCAAGCTGCTCCAGGACACCCTGGCCGCCGAGCCCGCGGCCGAGGCCGCCGTCCTCGCGACCTGCAACCGCATCGAGCTGTACGCCGACGTGGACAAGTTCCACGCGGGCGTCGCCGAGCTGTCCACCCTGCTCGCCCAGCACAGCGGCGTCGGGCTGGACGAGCTGACTCCGTATCTCTATGTGCACTACGAGGACCGGGCCGTCCACCACCTCTTCTCGGTGGCCTGCGGGCTGGACTCGATGGTCGTGGGCGAGGGCCAGATCCTCGGCCAGATCAAGGACGCGCTGGCCCTGGGCCAGGAGCTGCACACCGCGGGCCGGCTGCTCAACGACCTGTTCCAGCAGGCCCTGCGGGTCGGCAAGCGCGCCCACAGCGAGACCGGGATCGACCGGGCCGGGCAGTCGCTCGTCACCTTCGGCCTGGAACAGCTCGCCGACGGCGGCGACACCGCCGCCTGGGCCACGGGCAAGCGCGCCCTGGTCATCGGCGCCGGCTCGATGTCCTCGCTGGCCGCCGCGACCCTGGCCCGCACGGGCGTCGCCGAGATCGTCGTCGCCAACCGCACCCGGGCCCGCGCGGAGCGCCTCGCCGAGATCCTGAACCAGCCCGGCTCCACGGGCACGCGCGCGCACGCCGTGGAGATGGCCGAGGTTCCCGGTGAACTTACACGTGCCGACATCGTCGTCTCCTGCACCGGCGCCACCGGCCTCGTGCTCACCGCCGAGGCCGTCGCCGGGGCGCTCGGCGCGGACCGCGTACCCGCCGGGGGCGAGGCGTCCGGCCTGATCCCGGCGCAGTCCACCGGACCGGTGCGGCTGGCCCTGCTGGACCTCGCCATGCCGCGCGACATCGACGGGGGCGCCGCCCGCCTCGACGGTGTGCGCCTCGTCGACATCGAGTCGCTCGCGGAGGCGTCCGCCGACGCCCCGATGGCCGCCGATGTGGACCAGGTGCGCACCATCGTCGCCGACGAGGTCGCCGCTTTCGGTGCCGCCCAGCGCGCCGCCCACATCACCCCGACCGTCGTCGCCCTGCGCACGATGGCCGCAGGAGTGGTGGCGGACGAGATCGCACGGCTGGACGGACGCCTCCCCGACCTGGACGAGAAGCAGCGCGCCGAGATCACCCAGACCGTGCGCCGCGTGGTCGACAAGCTCCTGCACGCGCCCACCGTGCGGGTCAAGCAGCTCGCCAGCGAGCCCGGCGGCGCCGGGTACGCGGACGCGCTGCGTGAACTCTTCGACCTCGACCCGCAGACGGTCGCCGCCGTCTCCCGGGCAGACCTGAACGACCCGAATCGAGGGCGGTCATGA
- a CDS encoding HAD family hydrolase: protein MAALGWLTPRRRSATARSVLAGEAAAEAARKSSLEAGSADSAEEKKSAEPEEPEFPVVGDERAAAFFDLDNTVMQGAAIFHFGRGLYKRKFFERRELTRFAWQQAWFRLAGVEDPEHMQDARDSALSIVKGHRVSELMSIGEEIYDEYMADRIWPGTRALAQAHLDAGQKVWLVTAAPVETATIIARRLGLTGALGTVAESVDGVYTGRLVGEPLHGPAKAEAVRALAAAEGLDLARCAAYSDSHNDIPMLSLVGHPYAINPDSKLRKHARALDWRLRDYRTGRKAAKVGIPAAAGVGALAGGTAAAVALHRRRR from the coding sequence ATGGCCGCTCTTGGATGGCTCACCCCCCGCAGGCGCTCCGCGACCGCACGCAGCGTGCTGGCGGGCGAAGCGGCGGCGGAGGCCGCACGGAAGTCCTCGCTCGAAGCCGGGTCCGCCGATTCCGCCGAGGAGAAGAAGAGCGCCGAGCCGGAGGAGCCCGAGTTCCCCGTCGTCGGCGACGAACGGGCCGCCGCCTTCTTCGACCTCGACAACACCGTGATGCAGGGCGCCGCGATCTTCCACTTCGGCCGCGGCCTCTACAAGCGCAAGTTCTTCGAACGCCGCGAACTCACCCGGTTCGCCTGGCAGCAGGCCTGGTTCCGGCTGGCCGGCGTCGAGGACCCCGAACACATGCAGGACGCCCGCGACAGCGCCCTGTCCATCGTCAAGGGCCACCGCGTCTCCGAGCTGATGTCGATCGGCGAGGAGATCTACGACGAGTACATGGCCGACCGCATCTGGCCCGGCACCCGCGCCCTCGCCCAGGCCCACCTCGACGCGGGGCAGAAGGTCTGGCTGGTCACCGCCGCCCCGGTGGAGACGGCCACGATCATCGCCCGCCGCCTCGGCCTGACCGGAGCGCTCGGCACGGTCGCCGAATCGGTCGACGGCGTGTACACCGGACGCCTGGTCGGCGAACCCCTGCACGGACCGGCGAAGGCCGAGGCGGTACGCGCGCTGGCGGCGGCGGAGGGCCTGGACCTGGCGCGCTGCGCCGCGTACAGCGACTCCCACAACGACATCCCGATGCTGTCGCTGGTCGGCCACCCGTACGCGATCAACCCGGACAGCAAGCTCCGCAAGCACGCCCGCGCCCTGGACTGGCGGCTGCGCGACTACCGCACGGGCCGCAAGGCGGCCAAGGTCGGCATCCCGGCCGCGGCCGGCGTCGGCGCCCTCGCGGGCGGCACCGCGGCGGCCGTCGCCCTGCACCGCCGCCGCCGCTGA
- a CDS encoding uroporphyrinogen-III synthase — translation MSPTGPAASDFPVLSAGHVTFLGAGPGDPGLLTLRAVEALASADVLVAEPDVLGVVRCHARAGVSTPELAVVDAQSTAAGVPVLRDAANLVMEAAKGGRRVVRAVAGDPGMDGNAAGEMLACAAAGIPFEVVPGIANAVGVPAYAGVPLRDAQGADVRFIDARTASDRCWSEVGTSDATCVLSTSLDAVASAAGELVSAGRKPDTPLTVTAAGTTTRQRTWTATLGTIAQVFKQGKVLPSPEGHQPVIAVVGERSSAAQRDQLSWFESKPMFGWKVLVPRTREQAASLSDQLRSYGAVPHEVPTIAVEPPRTPQQMERAVKGLVTGRYEWIAFTSVNAVKAVREKFEEYGLDARAFAGIKVAAVGEQTAAALIDFGVKPDLVPSGEQSAAGLLDDWPPYDPVFDPIDRVFLPRADIATETLVAGLIELGWEVDDVTAYRTVRASPPPAETREAIKGGGFDAVLFTSSSTVRNLVGIAGKPHNVTVIACIGPATAKTAEEHGLRVDVLSPEPSVHKLAEALADFGARRRDAAREAGDPVTRPSERRPGARRRRTTT, via the coding sequence GTGAGCCCCACCGGCCCCGCCGCATCCGATTTCCCGGTCCTGTCCGCAGGGCACGTCACCTTCCTCGGCGCCGGTCCCGGCGACCCGGGACTGCTGACTCTGCGCGCCGTCGAGGCGCTTGCGAGCGCGGACGTTCTTGTCGCCGAGCCGGACGTTCTCGGCGTCGTTCGCTGCCATGCGCGGGCAGGGGTAAGCACCCCTGAGCTGGCGGTTGTTGACGCGCAGTCAACGGCCGCCGGGGTACCCGTTCTCAGGGACGCGGCCAATCTTGTCATGGAGGCCGCGAAGGGCGGCAGGCGGGTCGTGCGCGCCGTCGCCGGAGACCCCGGCATGGACGGGAACGCGGCCGGCGAGATGCTGGCCTGCGCCGCGGCCGGCATCCCCTTCGAGGTCGTGCCGGGCATCGCCAACGCCGTGGGGGTGCCCGCGTACGCCGGGGTGCCGCTGCGGGACGCCCAGGGCGCGGACGTACGGTTCATCGACGCGCGTACGGCGAGCGACCGCTGCTGGAGCGAGGTCGGTACGAGCGACGCCACGTGCGTCCTGTCGACGTCGCTCGACGCGGTGGCCTCGGCCGCCGGTGAGCTGGTCTCGGCGGGCCGCAAGCCCGACACGCCGCTGACCGTGACAGCGGCCGGTACGACGACGCGCCAGCGCACCTGGACGGCGACCCTCGGGACGATCGCCCAGGTCTTCAAGCAGGGCAAGGTCCTGCCGTCGCCCGAGGGGCACCAGCCGGTCATAGCCGTGGTCGGGGAGCGCAGCTCCGCCGCCCAGCGCGACCAGCTCTCGTGGTTCGAGTCCAAGCCGATGTTCGGCTGGAAGGTCCTCGTGCCGCGTACGAGGGAGCAGGCGGCCTCGCTCTCCGACCAGCTGCGTTCCTACGGTGCGGTGCCGCACGAGGTGCCGACGATCGCCGTCGAGCCGCCGCGTACGCCCCAGCAGATGGAGCGGGCGGTCAAGGGCCTGGTCACGGGCCGGTACGAGTGGATCGCCTTCACCAGCGTGAACGCCGTGAAGGCGGTGCGGGAGAAGTTCGAGGAGTACGGGCTCGATGCCCGTGCCTTCGCCGGGATCAAGGTCGCGGCCGTCGGCGAGCAGACCGCCGCCGCGCTCATCGACTTCGGTGTGAAGCCGGATCTGGTGCCGTCGGGCGAGCAGTCGGCGGCCGGGCTGCTGGATGACTGGCCGCCGTACGACCCGGTCTTCGACCCGATCGACCGGGTCTTCCTGCCGCGCGCCGACATCGCCACCGAGACGCTGGTGGCCGGGCTGATCGAGCTGGGCTGGGAGGTGGACGACGTCACCGCGTACCGCACGGTCCGCGCCTCGCCGCCGCCGGCCGAGACGCGTGAGGCGATCAAGGGCGGCGGGTTCGACGCGGTGCTGTTCACCTCGTCCTCGACCGTGCGCAACCTGGTCGGCATCGCGGGCAAGCCGCACAACGTGACGGTCATCGCGTGTATCGGCCCCGCCACGGCGAAGACCGCCGAGGAGCACGGGCTGCGCGTGGACGTCCTGTCGCCGGAGCCTTCGGTGCACAAGCTGGCCGAGGCGCTGGCGGATTTCGGTGCGCGGCGCCGGGACGCGGCGCGGGAGGCCGGTGACCCGGTGACGCGGCCGAGCGAGCGGCGTCCGGGTGCGCGGAGGCGTCGTACGACGACCTGA
- a CDS encoding helix-turn-helix domain-containing protein, with protein sequence MATPEAEDFAGLLKKLKDRSGRSYGVLAGRLHVSTSTLHRYCNGDAVPSEYASVDRFARLCGATDDELVDLHRRWILADAARRRGKPDAAPAPDTPVAEPQPVPVPQSERVPEPERVPESEVPVPVEPAPAAPAPEPAPEVTPEHPAPERSSRWRRASARTRVLLAAAAVVALTVPTAVVVGQLKETGSDAAVEMPGGRSTEEGKGADAVSESPQSPSASTSASASAKASESASSTEAAGPTARSSVSASATTGSGTGAPPTVTISSYNWEEPCGQFYLLTQDPGTVPPPPSPTSTRGWARSLGGVEGGAMKLELTVQGTSREAVVLTDLHVRVLSQRAPLQRPAFSMGEGCGSGIEPQSFDIDLDSNRPTLTPVAGTQGDQVVPAKDFPFQVSSRDVEVFDLDAHVEGHDVSWYLELEWSSGGRKGILRIDDGGKPFRTSSIAGRPEYYYRYDTSVWEKR encoded by the coding sequence GTGGCGACGCCGGAGGCCGAGGATTTCGCGGGCCTGCTGAAGAAACTGAAGGACCGTTCGGGACGCAGTTACGGCGTGCTGGCGGGAAGGCTGCACGTCAGCACGTCGACGCTCCACCGGTACTGCAACGGGGACGCGGTCCCCAGTGAGTACGCCTCCGTGGACCGGTTCGCCCGTCTCTGCGGGGCCACGGACGACGAACTCGTGGACCTGCACCGCCGGTGGATCCTCGCCGACGCGGCGCGGCGGCGGGGGAAGCCGGACGCCGCGCCCGCGCCGGACACGCCCGTCGCGGAGCCGCAGCCGGTACCGGTGCCGCAATCGGAGCGGGTGCCGGAACCGGAGCGAGTGCCGGAATCGGAAGTTCCGGTACCGGTCGAGCCCGCGCCCGCCGCGCCCGCGCCCGAACCGGCCCCCGAGGTCACCCCCGAACACCCTGCCCCCGAGCGCTCCTCGCGTTGGCGCCGCGCCTCCGCCCGTACGCGGGTGCTGCTCGCCGCCGCAGCGGTCGTCGCGCTCACCGTGCCCACCGCCGTCGTCGTCGGGCAGCTCAAGGAGACCGGCTCGGACGCCGCCGTCGAGATGCCCGGCGGGCGGAGCACGGAGGAGGGCAAGGGGGCGGACGCCGTCTCCGAGTCGCCGCAGAGCCCTTCCGCGTCCACCTCCGCCTCCGCGTCGGCGAAGGCCAGTGAATCCGCGAGCAGCACCGAGGCGGCCGGCCCGACCGCGCGGTCCTCCGTCTCCGCGTCGGCCACCACCGGGAGCGGCACCGGAGCCCCGCCGACCGTCACCATCAGCTCGTACAACTGGGAGGAGCCCTGCGGGCAGTTCTATCTGCTCACCCAGGACCCGGGCACCGTGCCGCCCCCGCCCTCGCCCACCAGCACCCGGGGCTGGGCGCGTTCGCTCGGCGGGGTGGAGGGCGGCGCCATGAAGCTGGAGCTGACCGTGCAGGGCACCTCGCGGGAGGCCGTCGTGCTGACCGACCTGCATGTGCGCGTGCTGAGTCAGCGGGCGCCCCTGCAACGGCCCGCGTTCTCCATGGGCGAGGGCTGCGGAAGCGGTATCGAGCCCCAGTCCTTCGATATCGATCTGGACAGCAACCGGCCCACGCTGACCCCGGTGGCGGGCACCCAGGGCGACCAGGTCGTGCCCGCGAAGGACTTCCCGTTCCAGGTCTCGTCCCGCGATGTGGAGGTCTTCGACCTGGACGCGCATGTGGAGGGCCACGACGTCAGCTGGTACCTGGAGCTGGAGTGGAGCAGCGGCGGCCGCAAGGGCATCCTGCGCATCGACGACGGCGGCAAGCCGTTCCGTACTAGCAGCATCGCGGGGCGGCCGGAGTACTACTACCGCTACGACACCTCGGTCTGGGAGAAGCGCTGA
- a CDS encoding redox-sensing transcriptional repressor Rex, which yields MATGRNHRPATRSRGIPEATVARLPLYLRALTALSERSVPTVSSEELAAAAGVNSAKLRKDFSYLGSYGTRGVGYDVEYLVYQISRELGLTQDWPVAIVGIGNLGAALANYGGFASRGFRVAALIDADPAMAGTPVAGIPVQHADDLDRIISENGVSIGVITTPPGAAQQVCDRLVAAGVTSILNFAPTVLSVPDGVDVRKVDLSIELQILAFHEQRKAGEEGGDAGPDPAAPPVRATNTTNTTSTNTGRKGPDGDMPAVMPA from the coding sequence GTGGCAACTGGCCGAAATCACCGACCGGCGACCCGTAGCCGAGGAATTCCCGAGGCCACCGTCGCCCGACTTCCGTTGTATCTCCGCGCGCTGACCGCGCTCTCCGAGCGCTCGGTCCCCACGGTCTCCTCCGAGGAGCTGGCCGCGGCGGCAGGGGTCAACTCCGCGAAGCTGCGCAAGGACTTCAGCTATCTCGGCTCGTACGGGACGCGCGGCGTCGGCTACGACGTCGAGTACCTCGTCTACCAGATCTCGCGTGAGCTGGGCCTCACCCAGGACTGGCCGGTCGCGATCGTCGGCATCGGCAACCTCGGCGCCGCCCTGGCCAACTACGGCGGCTTCGCCTCGCGCGGGTTCCGCGTCGCCGCGCTGATCGACGCCGATCCGGCGATGGCGGGTACGCCCGTCGCCGGCATCCCCGTCCAGCACGCGGACGACCTGGACCGCATCATCAGCGAGAACGGCGTCTCGATCGGTGTGATCACCACCCCGCCCGGCGCCGCCCAGCAGGTCTGCGACCGGCTCGTCGCCGCGGGCGTCACCTCGATCCTGAACTTCGCCCCGACCGTCCTCTCGGTGCCCGACGGCGTCGACGTGCGCAAGGTCGACCTCTCCATCGAGCTGCAGATCCTCGCCTTCCACGAGCAGCGCAAGGCCGGTGAGGAAGGCGGCGACGCCGGTCCCGACCCGGCCGCGCCGCCCGTGCGCGCCACCAACACCACCAACACCACCAGCACGAACACCGGCCGGAAGGGACCCGACGGGGACATGCCCGCCGTGATGCCGGCATGA
- the hemC gene encoding hydroxymethylbilane synthase has protein sequence MTDNSPLRLGTRRSKLAMAQSGHVAEAVSEVTGRAVELVEITTYGDISREHLAQIGGTGVFVAALRDALLRGEVDFAVHSLKDLPTTQPEGLVLAAVPVREDPRDVLVARDGLTFAQLPSGSRIGTGSPRRMAQLNAYARSHGLDIETVPIRGNVDTRIGFVRNGELDAVVLAAAGLNRLGRGGEVTDHLSVDTVLPAPGQGALAIECAASGTDLAAALAELDDPYTRAAVTAERALLAALEAGCSAPVGALADLLADGQAVNELRLRGVVGSTDGSSLVQLSTTGPVPTSHDDAAAIGRELAAEMLAKGAAGLMGERAQ, from the coding sequence ATGACCGACAACTCACCCCTGAGGCTGGGGACCAGGCGCAGCAAGCTCGCGATGGCGCAGTCCGGCCACGTCGCCGAGGCGGTCAGCGAGGTGACCGGGCGCGCCGTCGAACTCGTGGAGATCACCACCTACGGCGACATCTCCCGGGAGCACCTGGCGCAGATCGGCGGGACCGGCGTGTTCGTCGCCGCGCTGCGCGACGCGCTGCTGCGCGGCGAGGTGGACTTCGCGGTCCACTCGCTGAAGGACCTGCCGACCACGCAGCCCGAGGGCCTGGTCCTGGCGGCCGTGCCGGTGCGCGAGGACCCGCGTGACGTGCTGGTGGCGCGGGACGGGCTGACGTTCGCGCAGCTGCCGTCCGGCTCCCGCATCGGCACCGGTTCGCCGCGCCGCATGGCCCAGCTCAACGCGTACGCCCGCAGCCACGGCCTCGACATCGAGACCGTCCCGATCCGGGGCAACGTCGATACGCGCATCGGTTTTGTACGCAACGGTGAGCTGGACGCGGTGGTTCTCGCCGCCGCCGGGCTCAACCGTCTGGGCCGCGGCGGTGAGGTGACCGACCATCTGTCGGTCGACACCGTGCTGCCCGCTCCCGGTCAGGGAGCACTGGCGATCGAGTGCGCTGCCTCCGGCACCGACCTCGCCGCCGCGCTCGCCGAGCTCGACGACCCGTACACCCGGGCCGCCGTGACCGCCGAGCGTGCCCTGCTCGCCGCCCTGGAGGCCGGCTGCTCCGCACCTGTGGGTGCGCTGGCCGACCTTCTCGCCGACGGTCAGGCTGTCAACGAACTGCGCCTGCGCGGTGTCGTCGGTTCCACCGACGGTTCCTCGCTGGTGCAGCTGTCCACCACCGGTCCCGTTCCCACGTCGCACGACGACGCGGCGGCTATCGGTCGCGAACTCGCGGCCGAGATGCTTGCCAAGGGCGCGGCCGGTCTTATGGGGGAGCGAGCACAGTGA
- a CDS encoding DUF4232 domain-containing protein — protein MRSNRIRTTVLAATALLAALSLTACNGDDVTDTGKPAASPTADQDGGQSKEPSAPAKDSTSPTDTESEPAADAKPKVPTADPATKTKAPATDSKPKTAVTCDGSNTKVTVTKVSRPVNHLLLTATNTGDRPCYAYYAPMLRFDGAQAVFQVNRDSQPQAVVTLDPGQSAYAAISLTGEPNGKKPFTSKHLGVTFADRSNGPVNSSTAELTLPGTTYWDDNGFVTYWQSEMDDALTY, from the coding sequence ATGCGCAGCAACCGCATCCGCACCACCGTTCTCGCAGCCACCGCCCTGCTCGCGGCGCTCTCGCTCACGGCATGCAACGGGGACGACGTCACCGACACCGGCAAGCCGGCCGCGAGCCCGACGGCGGACCAGGACGGCGGCCAGTCGAAGGAGCCCTCGGCGCCGGCCAAGGACTCGACGTCCCCGACCGACACCGAGTCCGAACCGGCCGCCGACGCCAAGCCGAAGGTCCCTACCGCGGACCCGGCCACGAAGACCAAGGCCCCGGCCACCGACAGCAAGCCGAAGACCGCCGTCACCTGCGACGGCTCGAACACGAAGGTCACCGTCACGAAGGTGAGCCGCCCGGTCAACCACCTGCTGCTCACGGCCACCAACACGGGTGACCGCCCCTGCTACGCGTACTACGCGCCGATGCTCCGCTTCGACGGCGCGCAGGCCGTGTTCCAGGTCAACCGGGACAGCCAGCCTCAGGCCGTGGTGACGCTCGACCCGGGTCAGTCGGCGTACGCGGCGATCAGCCTGACCGGCGAGCCGAACGGCAAGAAGCCGTTCACGAGCAAGCACCTCGGGGTCACCTTCGCCGACCGGAGCAACGGCCCGGTCAACTCCTCGACGGCCGAGCTGACGCTGCCCGGCACGACGTACTGGGACGACAACGGCTTCGTCACCTACTGGCAGAGCGAGATGGACGACGCGCTCACCTACTGA
- a CDS encoding alpha/beta fold hydrolase, translating into MDILLIGGLWLDGSAWDDVVPELTRLGHRPVPLTLPGQGDGAVSATLDDQLAAVLAAVDAAPGKPLVVGHSAASTLAWMAGDARPEKVAKVALIGGFPAADGRAYADFFAIEGGVMPFPGWGPFEGPDAADLDQPARDRFAAAAVSVPEAVARGVVRLTDERRFDIPVVVVCPEFTPAQAKEWIAAGEIPELARATRVEYVDLDSGHWPMATRPGELARVLSEAANA; encoded by the coding sequence GTGGACATCCTGCTCATCGGCGGCTTGTGGCTCGACGGATCCGCCTGGGACGACGTCGTGCCCGAACTCACCCGGCTCGGCCACCGTCCCGTGCCGCTCACGCTGCCGGGGCAGGGTGACGGCGCCGTCTCCGCGACGCTCGACGACCAGCTGGCAGCGGTGCTCGCCGCGGTGGACGCGGCGCCCGGGAAGCCTCTGGTGGTGGGGCACTCCGCAGCGTCGACCCTGGCCTGGATGGCCGGTGACGCACGGCCGGAGAAGGTGGCCAAGGTCGCTCTGATCGGCGGCTTCCCCGCCGCCGACGGGCGGGCCTACGCCGATTTCTTCGCGATCGAGGGCGGCGTCATGCCCTTCCCTGGGTGGGGTCCCTTCGAGGGGCCGGACGCCGCGGACCTGGACCAGCCGGCCCGGGACCGTTTCGCTGCGGCCGCCGTTTCCGTCCCCGAGGCCGTCGCCAGGGGAGTCGTGCGGCTGACCGACGAGCGCCGCTTCGACATCCCCGTCGTGGTGGTCTGCCCCGAGTTCACCCCGGCCCAGGCCAAGGAGTGGATCGCCGCCGGGGAGATTCCCGAGCTGGCCCGCGCCACCCGGGTCGAGTACGTGGACCTCGACTCGGGCCACTGGCCGATGGCCACCCGCCCCGGCGAACTCGCCCGGGTCCTGAGCGAGGCTGCCAACGCCTGA
- the hemB gene encoding porphobilinogen synthase — MTVYGNFPGSRPRRLRTTPVMRRMVAETRLDPANLILPAFVREGIDTPVAISAMPGVQQHTLDTLRKAAVDAVSAGVSGIMLFGVPLDGKKDGRGTAGTDPDGILQVALRAVREEVGDDLLVMSDLCLDEFTDHGHCGVLTEDGRVDNDATLERYAEMAQVQADAGAHVVGPSGMMDGQVGVIRDALDQTGHEDVSVLAYTAKYSSAFYGPFREAVGSSLKGDRKTYQQDPANIRESLRELALDLEEGADMVMVKPAGPYLDILAKVAEASDVPVAAYQISGEYAMIEAAAEKGWIDRDAAILESLTGIRRAGAQMILTYWATEVAQRLRG, encoded by the coding sequence ATGACTGTGTACGGAAACTTCCCCGGCTCCCGCCCCCGGCGGCTGCGGACGACCCCCGTGATGCGGCGGATGGTCGCCGAGACACGGCTCGACCCGGCGAACCTGATCCTGCCCGCGTTCGTGCGCGAGGGCATCGACACCCCGGTCGCCATCTCGGCCATGCCCGGCGTGCAGCAGCACACCCTGGACACCCTGCGGAAGGCCGCCGTGGACGCGGTGTCGGCCGGCGTCTCGGGGATCATGCTGTTCGGTGTGCCGCTGGACGGGAAGAAGGACGGCCGGGGCACGGCGGGCACCGACCCGGACGGCATCCTCCAGGTCGCGCTGCGCGCGGTGCGCGAGGAGGTCGGCGACGATCTCCTCGTCATGTCGGACCTGTGCCTGGACGAGTTCACCGACCACGGCCACTGCGGTGTGCTGACCGAGGACGGCCGTGTCGACAACGACGCGACGCTGGAGCGGTACGCGGAGATGGCCCAGGTGCAGGCCGACGCGGGCGCCCATGTGGTCGGCCCCAGCGGCATGATGGACGGCCAGGTCGGTGTCATCCGTGACGCGCTGGACCAGACGGGCCACGAGGACGTGTCGGTCCTCGCGTACACCGCGAAGTACTCCTCCGCGTTCTACGGCCCGTTCCGCGAGGCCGTCGGCTCCTCGCTCAAGGGCGACCGCAAGACCTACCAGCAGGACCCGGCCAACATCCGCGAGTCGCTGCGCGAGCTGGCGCTCGACCTCGAAGAGGGCGCGGACATGGTCATGGTCAAGCCGGCCGGCCCGTACCTGGACATCCTGGCGAAGGTCGCCGAGGCGTCGGACGTGCCGGTCGCCGCGTACCAGATCAGCGGCGAGTACGCGATGATCGAGGCCGCGGCGGAGAAGGGCTGGATCGACCGGGACGCGGCGATCCTGGAGAGCCTGACGGGCATCCGCCGGGCGGGTGCGCAGATGATCCTCACGTACTGGGCGACGGAGGTCGCGCAGCGGCTGCGGGGCTGA